In Rhodoferax koreense, a genomic segment contains:
- a CDS encoding tautomerase family protein encodes MPLVNIRLTRREKPTTREQKAALIAGVTQLMQDVLDKRRDSVVVIIDEVDPDNWGEGGDSVTVLRERRARQGQQQ; translated from the coding sequence ATGCCTCTTGTCAACATCCGCCTCACTCGCCGCGAGAAACCCACCACCCGCGAACAGAAGGCCGCCCTGATCGCCGGCGTCACGCAACTGATGCAGGACGTGCTCGACAAGCGCCGGGACAGCGTGGTGGTCATCATCGACGAGGTCGATCCCGACAACTGGGGCGAAGGCGGCGATTCGGTCACCGTGCTGCGCGAGCGACGCGCGCGGCAGGGCCAGCAGCAGTAG